Proteins encoded within one genomic window of Macaca fascicularis isolate 582-1 chromosome 16, T2T-MFA8v1.1:
- the LOC102133354 gene encoding leucine-rich repeat-containing protein 37A3-like isoform X8, producing MGHEHLRVARMTPAQCAALACVMFWLRFWGPWPLLTWQLLCLLVKETQPLEWVKDPLQLTSNPLGPPEPRSSRSSHLPWESPHAPTPPADLGDFDYLGPSASSQMSALPQESTENLVPFLDTDSAEELPLGPEQFSAAHQDLNDKLTPEERLPEVVPLLDGDQNQTLVQLPRLKSKVPTADLDRAAGHQADEILVPLDSKISKPTTFIVSPKNLKKDLAERWSLAEIVGIPHRLSKPQREKQTLQDEYSSMDTLYPGSLPPELRVNSDEPPGPPERVGLSQFHLEPETQNPETLEHIQSSLLQQEAPGQLPQLPEEEEPSSTQQEAPALPPASSMESLTLPNREVTVQPPGEDQAHYNLPSITVKPADVEVPMTPEAENETESSEVQQESPGQPPEEVEPSATQQEPPTEPPGPPMELELSPSEQEQPAQPSESSGEVESSPAQQETPAQPPEEMEPSAIQEEALTELPGPPIEAELSPSEQEQPAQPSESSGEVESSPAQQEAPAQPSEHHEVTVSPPGHHQTQHSDFPNVSVKPPDTQLTIATEPSAEVGTSPVLQEATAQLSGPGNDVEPPTIQHGGPPLPPESLEEAGPSAIQQTSVQSPEPVNNENPSPTQQEAAAEHPQTAEEGESSLTQQEAPAQTPELPNVVVAQPPEHHEVAISPLSHDQVQLPTLHHVTVNPVDHVVTMTPDFINQVAMLTQQGAPAQPVMSPEQFQHLKDQQDIITQQLNRPENYELPPVHKEPTTQPPTQLSSNFESSLNDEAIGSPLYMSHLDVDTGLTRPTAVTMRVQPSPVQQDNPPVPTEQADFSLAQPDLPSPLLHPPEKTESPVQQEATAQIPDSPKEAEPSPVQQEFPAEPPKPPKEVDPSATHQEASGPPLKSTEEISPPLQQEIPVQPSEPPEMVELSPVLQQAPTQLLERPKEVESSPVQQAVPAQSSDPPMVIEPSLTQQMAPSLSPEFPQEVEPSLTQQEVPAQIPEPPVEAEPSLTQQEATVQAPEPPKEVEPSRQQMVPVQLPEPSKEVAAQPLAHDEVTGPTPGQDQAQHSTLPSVTVQSLDLGLTIVPEPTMEVEYSTPLKKTIVPAKHLKVTLPHPDQVQTQHSHLTQATVQPLDLGFTITPESTTEVELSPTVQETPTQPPKKVVPQLLVYQEVTIPTPGQDEAQHPMSSSVTVQPLDLRFTITPQPTTEVGHSTPLKKTLVPPKHPKVTLPHPDQVQTQHSHLTQATVQPLDLGLTSTPEPSTEVEPSTALTTTAPPPEHPEVTLPPSDKGQAQHSYLTQATVQSLDLGFIITLEPTKEVELSTALTTTAPPPEHPEVTLPPSDKGQAQHSHLTQVTVQPLALELTITTEPTTEVKPSPTTEETSTQPPDPGLAVTPEPTTETGHSAALETTTAPRPDQVQTLHRKLTEVRDPHTELEPTQDSLVQPESHAQNKALTASEEQKASTTTNICELCTCGDKTLSCIDLSPKQRLRQVPVPEPNTYNGTFTILNFQGNYISYIDGNVWKAYSWTEKLILNRNPLTAVEDPYLFELPALKYLDMGTTQVPLATLKNILTMTVELEKLILPSHMACCLCQFKNSIEAVCKTVKLHCNSACLTNTIHCPEELSVGNPEGAFMKVLQARKKHTSTELTIEPEVPSDRSGINFSGFGSEQLDTNDENEVISALSYILPYFSAGNLDAESILLPFTKLLFANVQDRDRPLSILKNNTNSPSLQPASNNSTYENKLRKLYLLEKTLNAEKQEKINEVKRDEKTAMLMQSSLLGNKFKRQLFEKKLETVQPQENSLAKIQSVGNNLQRVNRVLTGPRSIQKRHFKEVGKQSTRREEGAQAFVESAAQEKRLGSPVSRELEQPHTEQGREKLAGNTVYTKPSFTQERKAAVSSVLKPFSMGEPSASTPAKALPEVRDRSKDLTHAIFILENAKARVKTMKAAKPSRKKHRFHKTGSRVAHRTPKAKMIRKLRKEGYLDRLMLANRPLLSAAKSLINSQGAFSSLGDLSLQQNPFLEVFAPSERFIENTNVKDTAARNAFEENVFMENTTMPEGTISENTTYNPPPEADSAGTAFNLGPTGKQTETKWEYNNVGTDLSPEPKSFNYPLLSSPGDQFEIQLTEQLRSLIPSEDVRRFISHVIWTLKTDCSDTHVQLTCAKLISRTGLLMKLLSEQQEVKASKAEWDTEQWKTENYINESMEAQSEQKEQRLSELTKEVPGYGYNNKLILAICVTVTLIILITIFCLIEIHSKKRRASKEDNLSPS from the exons ATGGGGCATGAGCATCTTAGGGTTGCCAGAATGACTCCCGCTCAGTGCGCAGCACTCGCGTGTGTCATGTTCTGGCTGCGTTTCTGGGGCCCATGGCCCCTCCTCACGTGGCAACTATTGTGTCTACTAGTCAAGGAgactcagcctctggagtgggTCAAGGACCCGCTCCAGCTGACCTCTAACCCCCTGGGGCCGCCTGAGCCCCGGTCTTCCCGCTCCTCCCATCTCCCATGGGAATCTCCCCATGCGCCCACTCCCCCGGCAGACCTGGGGGACTTTGATTACCTGGGGCCCTCTGCTTCCTCGCAGATGTCAGCCCTGCCCCAGGAATCGACTGAAAATTTGGTTCCATTCCTGGACACGGATTCAGCTGAAGAGCTGCCCCTGGGGCCAGAGCAGTTCTCCGCTGCACACCAGGATTTAAATGACAAGCTGACTCCGGAAGAAAGGCTCCCAGAGGTGGTCCCACTGCTGGACGGGGATCAGAATCAGACCCTAGTTCAGCTTCCTCGTCTCAAAAGTAAGGTTCCAACTGCAGATCTAGATCGGGCTGCAGGTCATCAGGCAGATGAAATACTTGTTCCGCTAGACAGTAAGATTTCAAAACCAACCACATTTATTGTTTCGCCCAAGAACCTGAAGAAAGATCTAGCTGAGCGTTGGAGCCTTGCTGAGATTGTTGGAATTCCACACCGATTATCCAAACCTCAGCGTGAGAAACAGACTTTGCAGGATGAATATTCGAGTATGGACACACTGTATCCCGGCAGCCTGCCTCCAGAACTCCGGGTGAACTCAGATGAGCCTCCAGGGCCCCCTGAGCGAGTTGGACTTTCTCAATTCCATCTAGAGCCGGAAACTCAAAATCCAGAGACCCTTGAACACATCCAATCCTCTTTACTCCAGCAAGAAGCCCCAGGGCAGCTTCCACAGCTCCCTGAGGAGGAAGAACCTTCTTCCACCCAGCAGGaggccccagctctgcctccagcATCCTCTATGGAGAGTCTAACTCTACCGAATCGTGAGGTGACAGTTCAGCCTCCAGGTGAGGATCAAGCTCATTATAACTTGCCTAGCATTACAGTTAAACCCGCAGATGTGGAGGTTCCCATGACTCCAGAGGCTGAAAATGAGACAGAATCTTCCGAAGTCCAGCAGGAGTCCCCAGGTCAGCCTCCAGAGGAGGTGGAACCTTCTGCAACCCAACAGGAGCCCCCAACTGAGCCTCCAGGTCCTCCTATGGAGCTTGAACTTTCCCCTAGTGAGCAGGAGCAGCCAGCTCAGCCTTCGGAGTCTTCTGGGGAGGTTGAATCTTCTCCAGCCCAGCAGGAGaccccagctcagcctccagaagAGATGGAGCCATCTGCAATCCAAGAGGAGGCCCTAACTGAGCTTCCAGGTCCTCCTATAGAGGCTGAACTTTCCCCCAGTGAGCAGGAGCAGccagctcagccttctgagtctTCTGGGGAGGTGGAGTCTTCTCCAGCCCAGCAGGAGGCCCCAGCTCAGCCCTCAGAACATCATGAAGTCACAGTTTCACCTCCTGGTCACCATCAAACTCAGCATTCAGATTTTCCCAATGTCTCTGTTAAGCCTCCAGACACGCAGCTCACCATAGCAACAGAGCCTAGTGCAGAGGTGGGAACTTCTCCAGTCCTCCAGGAGGCTACAGCTCAGCTCTCAGGGCCAGGTAATGATGTAGAACCTCCCACCATCCAGCACGGgggcccacctctgcctccagagtcaCTGGAAGAGGCTGGACCTTCAGCAATTCAACAGACTTCAGTTCAATCTCCGGAACCTGTTAATAATGAGAACCCCTCTCCAACCCAGCAGGAGGCTGCAGCTGAGCATCCACAGACCGCTGAGGAGGGTGAGTCTTCTCTAACCCAGCAGGAGGCCCCAGCTCAGACTCCAGAGCTCCCTAATGTAGTTGTAGCTCAACCTCCAGAGCATCATGAGGTAGCAATTTCCCCTCTAAGTCATGATCAAGTTCAGCTTCCAACATTGCACCATGTCACTGTTAATCCTGTGGATCACGTGGTTACCATGACTCCAGATTTCATTAATCAGGTTGCAATGTTAACCCAACAGGGGGCCCCAGCTCAACCCGTAATGTCCCCTGAGCAGTTTCAACATTTGAAAGACCAGCAAGACATTATAACTCAGCAGCTAAATAGACCTGAAAATTATGAACTTCCTCCAGTCCATAAAGAGCCCACAACTCAGCCTCCAACTCAGCTCTCGTCAAACTTTGAAAGTTCACTGAATGATGAAGCAATAGGTTCACCTCTATATATGTCACATCTAGATGTAGATACGGGGCTTACCAGACCTACAGCAGTCACTATGCGGGTACAACCTTCTCCAGTCCAGCAGGACAATCCTCCTGTTCCCACTGAGCAGGCTGACTTTTCTCTAGCCCAGCCTGACCTCCCTTCCCCACTTCTGCATCCTCCTGAAAAGACTGAATCTCCAGTCCAGCAAGAGGCCACAGCTCAGATTCCAGATTCCCCTAAGGAGGCAGAACCTTCTCCAGTCCAGCAAGAGTTCCCAGCTGAGCCACCAAAGCCCCCTAAGGAGGTTGACCCATCTGCAACCCATCAGGAAGCCTCAGGTCCTCCTCTGAAGTCCACTGAAGAGATCAGTCCTCCACTGCAGCAGGAGATACCAGTTCAGCCATCAGAGCCACCTGAGATGGTCGAGCTATCTCCAGTCCTACAGCAGGCCCCAACTCAACTTTTAGAGCGACCTAAAGAGGTAGAATCCTCTCCAGTACAGCAGGCAGTCCCTGCTCAGTCTTCAGACCCCCCTATGGTGATAGAACCCTCTCTGACCCAGCAGATGGCCCCGTCTTTATCTCCAGAGTTCCCTCAGGAGGTGGAACCATCTCTAACTCAGCAGGAGGTTCCAGCTCAGATTCCAGAGCCCCCTGTGGAGGCAGAACCTTCTCTGACCCAGCAGGAGGCCACAGTTCAGGCTCCAGAGCCCCCTAAGGAGGTAGAACCTTCAAGACAGCAAATGGTCCCAGTGCAGCTTCCAGAGCCGTCTAAGGAGGTTGCAGCTCAACCTCTAGCTCATGATGAGGTGACAGGCCCAACACCAGGTCAGGATCAAGCTCAGCATTCAACATTGCCCAGTGTCACAGTTCAGTCTTTGGACCTGGGACTTACCATTGTTCCAGAACCCACTATGGAGGTTGAATATTCTACACCCCTGAAGAAGACTATAGTTCCTGCAAAGCACCTTAAGGTGACACTTCCACATCCAGACCAGGTTCAGACTCAGCATTCACACCTGACTCAAGCCACAGTTCAACCTTTGGACCTAGGGTTTACCATCACTCCAGAATCCACGACAGAGGTTGAACTTTCTCCAACCGTGCAGGAGaccccaactcagcctcctaagaaagTTGTACCCCAACTTCTAGTATATCAAGAGGTTACAATTCCAACACCAGGTCAGGATGAAGCTCAGCATCCAATGTCATCCAGCGTCACAGTTCAACCTTTGGACCTGAGATTTACCATCACTCCACAACCCACTACGGAGGTTGGACATTCTACACCCCTGAAGAAGACTCTAGTTCCTCCAAAGCACCCTAAGGTGACACTTCCACATCCAGACCAGGTTCAGACTCAGCATTCACACCTGACTCAAGCCACAGTTCAACCTTTGGACCTGGGGCTTACCAGCACTCCAGAGCCCAGTACGGAGGTTGAACCTTCTACAGCCCTGACAACTACAGCTCCTCCTCCAGAACACCCTGAGGTGACACTTCCACCTTCAGACAAGGGTCAGGCTCAGCATTCATACCTGACTCAAGCCACAGTTCAATCTTTGGATCTGGGGTTTATCATCACTCTGGAACCCACTAAAGAGGTTGAACTTTCTACAGCCCTGACGACTACAGCTCCTCCTCCAGAACACCCTGAGGTGACACTTCCACCTTCAGACAAGGGTCAGGCTCAGCATTCACACCTGACTCAAGTCACAGTTCAACCTCTAGCCCTGGAGCTTACCATAACTACAGAACCTACTACAGAGGTTAAACCATCTCCAACCACAGAGGAGACCTCAACTCAGCCTCCAGACCCGGGGCTTGCTGTAACTCCAGAGCCCACTACAGAGACTGGACATTCTGCAGCCCTGGAGACGACTACAGCTCCTCGTCCAGACCAGGTTCAGACTCTGCATCGAAAACTGACTGAAGTCAGAGATCCACATACTGAACTAGAACCTACTCAGGACTCACTGGTGCAGCCTGAAAGTCACGCCCAAAATAAGGCTTTAACTGCATCAGAGGAACAGAAGGCCTCCACAACCACCAACATATGTGAACTCTGTACCTGTGGAGATAAGACGCTGTCGTGTATTGATCTCAGCCCAAAGCAGAGGCTCCGCCAAGTGCCTGTGCCAGAGCCCAACACCTACAATGGCACCTTCACCATCTT aaatttCCAAGGAAACTATATTTCATACATTGATGGAAATGTATGGAAAGCATACAGTTGGACCGAGAAACT AATTCTCAATCGCAATCCTCTGACAGCTGTTGAAGATCCATATCTCTTTGAACTGCCggcattaaaatattt AGACATGGGAACAACGCAAGTTCCACTTGCAACACTTAAGAACATTCTCACGATGACTGTTGAATTGGAAAAAct GATCTTACCTAGCCATATGGCCTGCTGCCTCTGCCAATTTAAAAACAGCATTGAGGCTGTGTGCAAGACAGTCAAGCTGCATTGCAACAGTGCATGTCTGACAAACACCATACATTGTC CTGAAGAACTGTCTGTAGGGAATCCAGAAGGAGCGTTCATGAAGGTGTTACAAGCCCGGAAGAAGCACACGAGCACTGAGCTGACTATTGAGCCGGAGGTGCCCTCAGACAGGAGTGGCATCAACTTCTCCGGCTTTGGGAGTGAGCAGCTAGACACCAATGACGAGAATGAAGTTATCAGTGCACTAAGTTACATCTTGCCTTATTTCTCAGCAGGAAATCTAGATGCGGAATCAATATTGTTACCGTTCACTAAACTGCTTTTTGCAAATGTGCAAGATCGCGATAGGCCCCTgagtattttgaaaaacaatacaaacagCCCTTCTCTTCAACCTGCATCCAACAACTCaacttatgaaaataaattgagaaagCTATATTTGCTAGAAAAGACACTAAAtgcagaaaaacaagaaaaaatcaatgaagttaAAAGGGACGAAAAAACTGCCATGCTTATGCAGTCCAGCCTTCTAGGTAACAAATTTAAACGccaattatttgaaaagaaattagaaactgTCCAACCACAGGAAAACAGCCTGGCAAAGATTCAAAGTGTAGGCAACAACCTGCAGAGAGTGAACAGAGTCCTCACGGGCCCAAGGAGCATCCAGAAAAGGCACTTCAAAGAGGTGGGAAAGCAGAGCACCAGGAGGGAAGAGGGTGCGCAGGCATTTGTGGAGAGCGCTGCCCAAGAAAAAAGGCTCGGGAGCCCGGTCTCAAGGGAGCTGGAACAGCCTCACACAGAGCAGGGGCGTGAGAAGTTAGCGGGAAACACCGTCTACACCAAGCCTTCGTTCACCCAAGAGCGTAAGGCGGCAGTCTCCTCTGTGCTGAAACCCTTCTCCATGGGCGAGCCTTCTGCCTCCACCCCTGCAAAAGCCCTACCTGAGGTCAGAGACAGATCGAAAGACTTAACCCACgccattttcattttagaaaatgcaaaggCTAGAGTTAAAACAATGAAAGCTGCTAAACCTTCCAGAAAAAAACACCGCTTTCATAAAACTGGCTCCCGTGTGGCCCACAGAACACCCAAGGCCAAAATGATTAGGAAGTTGAGAAAGGAAGGTTATCTCGATAGACTGATGCTCGCAAACAGGCCGCTGTTGTCTGCAGCAAAGAGCCTCATAAATTCACAAGGGGCTTTTTCATCCTTAGGAGACCTGAGTCTTCAACAAAACCCTTTTCTGGAAGTATTTGCTCCTTCAGAACGTTTTATAGAAAACACTAATGTAAAAGACACAGCTGCAAGAAATGCCTTTGAAGAAAACGTTTTTATGGAAAACACTACTATGCCAGAAGGTACCATCTCTGAAAACACAACCTACAATCCTCCTCCTGAGGCAGATTCCGCTGGGACTGCGTTCAACTTAGGGCCAACTGGTAAACAAACTGAGACAAAATGGGAATACAACAACGTGGGCACTGACCTGTCCCCCGAGCCCAAAAGCTTCAATTACCCGTTGCTCTCATCCCCAGGTGATCAGTTTGAAATTCAGCTAACCGAGCAGCTACGGTCACTCATCCCCAGCGAGGATGTGAGAAGGTTCATTTCTCATGTTATCTGGACCTTGAAGACGGACTGCTCTGACACCCATGTGCAACTGACCTGTGCCAAGCTCATCTCCAGGACAGGCCTCCTGATGAAGCTTCTCAGTGAGCAGCAGGAAGTAAAGGCGTCCAAGGCAGAATGGGATACGGAACAGTGGAAAACTGAGAACTATATTAATGAGAGCATGGAAGCCCAGAGTGAACAGAAAGAGCAGAGGTTGAGTGAG ctcACAAAAGAAGTTCCAGGATATGGCTATAACAACAAACTGATCTTGGCAATATGTGTGACTGTAACACTGATTATTTTGATTACAATTTTCTGCCTCATTGAG ATTCATTCAAAGAAGAGAAGGGCATCAAaggaagataacttgagcccaagCTAA